The proteins below come from a single Aegilops tauschii subsp. strangulata cultivar AL8/78 chromosome 6, Aet v6.0, whole genome shotgun sequence genomic window:
- the LOC120961858 gene encoding ATP-dependent RNA helicase DEAH13-like encodes MSKDTYADQQKKIRSAKNVKPEDMISQLKVVLMSATLQLKEFISNRRLFDVIPPTVEVPARQFPVTIHFTKRTHDDYLAHAYKKVLSIHKSLPPGGILVFVTGQREVDYLCKKLQRASKRQIGKKPERVGDECGSRQEIDEKEIFEAYDIDRTEAEHQEDMFSSYGEDEMDDGLNVDSSDAEIESETDTDNDDEDSAAHETTEDGPVLSFLKHAESSSVLKASFKAISGISGESEAAEEFSNVTIAEKSNPSNPSFSKRTEPTSVSHGRLHVLPLYAMQPASQQLRVFRDIPEGERLVVVATNVAETSLTIPGITYVVDTGKEKVKNYDHATGMASYEVQWISKASASQRAGRAGRTGPGHCYRLYSGAAYGKDDLFPEFSEPEIKKMPVDGLVLMLKFMKIDKVENFPFPTPLNNESLVEAKRCLKTLEALDSKEKLTSMGKAMGQYPMSPRHSHLLLTIIKILKSQQGYARSNFILGYATAAASALSYANPFLIQGDTSRESNQDGPDPEHKDQNERKRQKKLKAMVREARRDFSIPSSDALTISHALRSFECSRNPVEFCREYSLHLKTMEEMSKLRKQLLRLIFHHSKFCDEFAWNYGGSEDVEQAWRSGTDKKPMLNEEELLGQGICAGWADRVAKKINTFSGLSKEDRKVRAGRYQSCILDDTIYLHRSSSVARTSPKFVVYSELLNTKRSYMHGVTSIKPGWLFKYASSLCTFSAPLEDPKPYYKPQND; translated from the exons ATGTCAAAGGATACATATGCAGATCAACAAAAAAAAATACGCTCTGCAAAGAACGTTAAGCCAGAAGATATGATTAGTCAGCTGAAAGTTGTGCTGATGAGTGCTACCTTGCAGTTAAAGGAATTTATTTCAAACAGAAGATTGTTTGATGTGATTCCACCAACTGTAGAGGTACCTGCACGGCAATTTCCAGTAACAATTCACTTCACGAAGAGGACACATGATGATTATTTAGCACATGCTTATAAAAAGGTTCTGTCAATCCACAAGAGTCTACCACCAGGTGGAATCCTTGTATTTGTTACTGGACAACGAGAAGTTGATTATTTATGTAAGAAACTGCAAAGAGCATCCAAACGACAAATTGGTAAGAAGCCTGAAAGGGTTGGAGATGAGTGTGGTTCAAGACAAGAAATAGATGAGAAGGAAATTTTTGAAGCATATGATATTGATAGAACTGAAGCTGAGCACCAAGAGGACATGTTTTCCTCATATGGTGAAGATGAAATGGATGATGGACTAAATGTCGATTCTTCTGATGCTGAAATAGAGAGTGAGACTGACACTGACAATGATGATGAGGATTCCGCTGCACATGAAACCACAGAAGATGGACCAGTGTTATCATTTTTGAAACATGCTGAGAGTTCATCTGTACTGAAGGCATCCTTTAAAGCTATATCAGGTATATCAGGAGAATCGGAAGCTGCTGAGGAATTCAGCAATGTGACAATTGCGGAAAAGTCAAACCCTTCTAATCCTTCTTTCAGTAAACGTACAGAACCTACATCTGTTTCACACGGTAGGCTTCATGTTTTACCACTTTATGCAATGCAACCAGCTTCGCAGCAGCTCAGAGTGTTTCGCGATATTCCTGAAGGGGAAAGATTAGTTGTTGTGGCAACTAATGTTGCAGAAACCTCTTTAACAATTCCTGGTATAACATATGTGGTTGATACTGGAAAAGAAAAGGTTAAGAACTATGATCATGCTACGGGGATGGCAAGTTATGAAGTCCAGTGGATAAGCAAGGCTTCAGCATCCCAACGTGCTGGGAGAGCTGGAAGAACTGGGCCTGGGCACTGTTACCGTCTCTACTCAGGTGCAGCATATGGTAAAGATGATTTATTTCCTGAGTTCTCTGAGCCAGAGATCAAGAAAATGCCAGTTGATGGCCTTGTGCTTATGCTCAAGTTTATGAAAATTGATAAG GTTGAAAACTTTCCTTTCCCTACGCCTCTTAACAATGAAAGTTTGGTTGAAGCCAAGCGTTGCTTGAAGACATTAGAAGCACTTGACAGCAAAGAAAAACTTACATCAATGGGAAAGGCTATGGGGCAATACCCCATGAGCCCACGACATTCGCATCTTCTTCTGACAATAATTAAAATTTTGAAGAGCCAGCAAGGCTATGCCAGATCTAACTTCATACTGGGATATGCAACTGCTGCTGCATCAGCTTTGAGTTATGCAAATCCTTTTCTCATTCAGGGAGACACTAGTAGAGAATCAAACCAGGATGGCCCGGATCCAGAACATAAGGATCAAAATGAAAGAAAGAGACAGAAGAAACTCAAGGCCATGGTTCGAGAGGCACGCAGAGATTTTTCCATCCCTAGTAGTGATGCTTTAACCATTTCTCATGCTTTGCGGTCATTTGAGTGTTCAAGGAACCCAGTGGAATTCTGCAGAGAGTACTCACTTCACCTCAAAACAATGGAAGAGATGTCAAAATTGAGAAAGCAGCTTCTTCGATTAATATTTCACCATAGCAAATTTTGTGATGAATTTGCTTGGAATTATGGAGGTTCTGAGGATGTTGAACAGGCCTGGAGGAGTGGAACCGACAAAAAACCAATGCTGAATGAAGAGGAACTTCTTGGGCAAGGAATATGTGCTGGGTGGGCCGATAGGGTTGCAAAGAAGATTAACACTTTTTCTGGATTGTCGAAAGAGGATCGAAAGGTTCGAGCTGGACGTTATCAATCTTGCATCCTCGATGATACAATATATCTCCACCGATCATCTTCTGTTGCCCGAACTTCACCAAAGTTTGTAGTTTACTCGGAACTACTAAATACAAAGAGATCGTACATGCATGGTGTGACCAGTATAAAGCCTGGATGGCTTTTCAAATATGCTAGTTCTCTCTGCACCTTCTCAGCGCCACTGGAAGATCCAAAACCCTATTACAAGCCTCAGAATGACTAG